The Macrobrachium nipponense isolate FS-2020 chromosome 13, ASM1510439v2, whole genome shotgun sequence genome has a window encoding:
- the LOC135225720 gene encoding ADP-ribosylation factor-like protein 4C, producing the protein MGVTRVVEAAHSLMVGLFSMVSWSSPLHVVMVGLDSSGKSTALFRLKYGQYVNAVPTVGFNCERVRVGGSLWAVWDVGGAERVRGLWTAYTRATDALVFVVDSSSSWERLEEARLELHRLTKQQHAQCAALNAPRPPILLLANKQDLPSAREPEMLVKALGLNDLLPDHQQQIWAVAPACAVTGEGLQEAMQQLHSLITTSRKLYKSRKQ; encoded by the coding sequence ATGGGCGTAACTCGTGTGGTAGAAGCGGCACACTCGCTAATGGTGGGCCTGTTTTCGATGGTGAGTTGGTCGTCCCCTTTGCATGTTGTCATGGTGGGCCTCGACTCTTCCGGGAAAAGTACAGCCCTCTTCCGGCTGAAATATGGACAATACGTGAACGCCGTGCCTACGGTAGGATTCAACTGTGAGAGGGTCAGGGTAGGAGGAAGCCTATGGGCTGTGTGGGACGTGGGAGGTGCTGAACGCGTGAGAGGTCTCTGGACAGCATACACGAGAGCTACAGACGCCCTCGTTTTCGTCGTCGACTCCAGCAGCAGTTGGGAAAGATTAGAAGAAGCACGCCTCGAACTGCATCGCCTGACGAAACAACAACACGCCCAATGTGCCGCCCTGAACGCACCGAGGCCACCCATACTTTTGCTAGCCAATAAACAGGACTTGCCATCAGCCAGAGAGCCTGAAATGTTGGTCAAAGCTCTTGGTCTGAACGATCTGCTTCCAGATCACCAACAACAAATATGGGCAGTTGCCCCAGCATGTGCTGTGACTGGCGAGGGCTTGCAGGAAGCCATGCAACAATTACACTCCCTTATCACCACTTCTAGGAAACTATACAAAAGCCGAAAGCAGTAA